One Vibrio pomeroyi genomic region harbors:
- a CDS encoding pirin family protein: protein MSNVRTVEHVISAHATSDGDGVKIQRVAGFNNARFSPFLMIDELKSDESKDYVGGFPPHPHRGIETLTYMLQGHFQHKDHMGNVGELRSGGAQWMAAGRGVIHSEMPMMEEGALHGFQIWINQPTTHKMQPAQYHDFQSETITEHQSEQCGLLRVIAGGFELHKQADSETSRAQGPLQKTGVPLSVADWRSHSGQEVSLETDATHNAMAYVYRGSIQIGGKAINQGQLALLTKAELLSLSSLEDSGVLIFAGQPIDEPVVHYGPFVMNSMEEIEQTIQDYNNGVFETY from the coding sequence ATGTCGAATGTAAGAACCGTAGAGCATGTAATCTCAGCGCATGCCACCTCGGATGGTGATGGCGTCAAAATCCAAAGAGTCGCTGGTTTCAATAACGCGCGTTTCTCTCCATTTTTGATGATTGATGAACTCAAGTCGGATGAAAGCAAAGACTATGTTGGCGGTTTTCCTCCTCATCCTCACCGTGGAATAGAGACACTCACTTACATGCTCCAAGGTCACTTCCAGCACAAAGACCACATGGGCAATGTCGGAGAACTTCGCAGCGGCGGTGCACAATGGATGGCCGCAGGTCGTGGTGTCATTCACAGTGAAATGCCAATGATGGAAGAAGGTGCGCTGCACGGCTTTCAGATTTGGATAAACCAACCAACAACACACAAAATGCAGCCTGCGCAGTACCATGACTTCCAAAGTGAAACTATTACTGAGCATCAAAGTGAACAATGCGGTTTGTTACGCGTAATTGCCGGTGGGTTTGAGTTACATAAACAAGCTGACTCAGAAACTTCGCGAGCACAAGGTCCACTACAAAAGACAGGTGTGCCATTAAGTGTTGCGGATTGGCGATCTCATTCAGGCCAAGAAGTTTCTTTGGAAACTGATGCGACTCACAATGCCATGGCTTACGTGTACAGAGGCAGCATTCAGATCGGTGGTAAGGCTATCAACCAAGGTCAACTTGCGTTACTGACCAAAGCTGAACTACTTTCTTTGAGTAGCTTAGAAGATTCCGGTGTGTTGATTTTTGCTGGTCAACCGATTGATGAGCCTGTTGTGCATTATGGTCCGTTCGTCATGAACTCGATGGAAGAGATTGAACAGACTATTCAGGACTACAACAACGGCGTTTTTGAGACTTACTAA
- the ppnP gene encoding pyrimidine/purine nucleoside phosphorylase, translating to MIKENTYFEGGVKSLAFNQSGADVSVGVMAAGEYTFGTAAPEKMTVVKGALIVKRVGDDDWTTYQSGESFDVAGDSSFDLQVKEATAYLCEYL from the coding sequence ATGATTAAAGAAAACACATACTTTGAAGGTGGCGTTAAGTCGTTAGCGTTTAACCAATCTGGTGCTGATGTGAGTGTTGGTGTGATGGCGGCGGGCGAATACACATTCGGTACTGCAGCTCCTGAAAAGATGACCGTGGTTAAAGGCGCTCTGATTGTAAAGCGTGTTGGCGATGACGATTGGACTACATACCAATCTGGTGAGTCTTTTGACGTTGCGGGCGATTCTTCTTTCGACCTGCAAGTAAAAGAAGCAACGGCTTACTTGTGTGAGTACCTATAA
- a CDS encoding DUF2850 domain-containing protein — MAKKPTKSRDLFANSLLYGFLLAGFMIALTAGYFAYQAHQQSVSPSNVHGTWIEIGAPPYKTDILTLSDNGVMMNHRFISTSFDFDGKVVTINTGSGPTVYTISGTYDSPRLKRLVPSTPSQQFIKEGYEDTATGDTHSIMQQRRASLAEQFKR, encoded by the coding sequence ATGGCAAAAAAGCCCACTAAAAGCAGAGATCTATTTGCCAACTCGCTACTTTACGGCTTCCTATTAGCCGGTTTTATGATTGCCCTCACCGCAGGCTATTTTGCTTATCAAGCCCACCAGCAATCTGTCAGTCCAAGCAATGTCCATGGCACATGGATAGAAATTGGTGCTCCCCCTTACAAAACCGATATTCTGACGCTTTCAGACAATGGCGTGATGATGAACCATCGCTTCATCAGTACTTCGTTTGATTTTGATGGTAAGGTTGTCACGATCAATACAGGTTCTGGACCAACGGTTTACACTATTAGTGGTACCTACGATTCACCTCGTTTAAAGCGATTGGTACCGAGTACACCCTCTCAGCAGTTCATCAAAGAAGGTTATGAAGATACCGCAACCGGTGACACTCACAGCATCATGCAACAACGACGCGCTTCACTGGCAGAGCAATTCAAAAGATAG